Part of the Zingiber officinale cultivar Zhangliang chromosome 6A, Zo_v1.1, whole genome shotgun sequence genome, CGTGGTCGGCTAGCTCGCATCTAGGAGGAAGTGAGGGCATGAACGACCATGAAACCCCCGGGCGCACTTGCTGATAGCCATCTGGAGATGTCCACCGGGGTTAGTATTTTCAACAATCAATTCATGAGTTACCTCCGCTCGGCACTAATATTTGCTTGCAGTATTGAGTGGAGAATCTTGCCATGTGCCAGTGGCTGGTACaagtggaggacgagctgaagaagctcaaaatttCTGGAGAAGCCTCCTCCTCCCAGGGGCCAACGACCGCCCGTCTGCAGGTTGACCTGAAGAAGGCCCAACAGCTCCTCGCAGAGGAGTAGAAGAAGTCGACCGAACAAGCCAGTAGGATGGGCCAGATCGAGGCACAATTGAAGACCTATGATCATAAACTTGAGCTGGCTTCCAAAAGGAAACAACGAGCCATTGCCGACCTAGAGCAGAAAAACCAGGATGCTCAGCAGTTGGCTGAGAAGTTGAAGAATGCGGAGGGCCTGCTGACTGTCGAGCGAGAGAGCAGCTCGGCTAAAGAGGCTGACCTCAAAGACCAAGTGAAGTGCTTCGAGGATGAGCTGGCGGCCTCCCGTGCTACTCTGACTACCTATCAGGAGGCTGAGTTGGGTCGCTTCGCGGTACTGAAGCAACAATACCTTCACTCAGACCAATTTCTGGAGAAGACGACCGATTGGATCGTCCGATCATTTGATCTGGTGATCGATGCGACACTCAGCCAACTGAAGGCGAACGGTCATGTCTCCGAGGCCCTGTCTGATAAAGACGTGAACCGCGTCCAACTCCTTGAGTCCATTCCCGATGAGGCCTTCGAATATATCGAGTGAGAGAGgggtcattttttttttgtaatgttTTGAATGTATTCCTGCCGTTCGGCAGTGACCAATTATCGATGAAATCCTTTTGGACTCTTTCTTCATATGCCATCTGTTTGGTAAAGTATTTGGCTGTATAGTTCCGATCGGCTATTATGACCATACTTTCATTATCAAAATATTTGCTAGGCTTGTACCtccggggtttatagtcgccgctcgactctgggTTTTAACATCTCTGCTAGACGATCTTCTAAGtcaggagtttaaggtcgtcgctcgaccgtcgaaggagacatgggtttaacatcaccactcgatgatttggtgaagatagacgtttaaggtcgtcgctcgaccatcgatggagacatgggtttaacgtcgtcgctcgatttTTTGGTGAAGAccggagtttaaggtcgccactcgaccgtcgatggagagatgagtttaacgtcgccgctcaacgatttggtgaagatcggggtttaaggtcatcgctcgaccgtcgatggagacatgagtttaatatcgccgctcgatgatttggtgaagaccggggttaaagtcgccgctcgaccgtcgatggagacatgggtttaacgttgtcgctcgacgatttggtgaagaccggggtttaaggttgttgctcgaccatcgatggaggcatgggtttaacgtcgctgctcgacgatttggtgaagattggggtttaaggtcaccgctcgaccgtcgatggagacatgggtttaacgtcgccactcgatgatttggtgaagatcggggtttaaggtcgccgctcgaccgtcgatggagacatgggtttaatgtcgccgctcgacgagtATTTGGGTAaccttttatttttcatttcaatCCTGCAATCAGAGGGCACAGGAAAAATGGAATGTACACTTCAATTACATTGACGCACCTTTCATCCACCTCGGTAcgactggaggtggttcgcgctccaaggaCATTCTggttgtcgtccgtcttcatcttctaGGTAGTAGGCACCCAAGCGAAGCTTCTCTATGACTTTGAATGGTCCGACCCACGGAGCTTCTAGTTTAGTGACATCGCCGAccagcttcaccttcttccacacgaggtcgccgacttggaatgacCTCGGTATCACTTGtcgattgtagttctgcctcatcctCTGCCTATAAGCCATCAGCCGAACGACAGCTTTGTCACGCGTCTCATCCATGAAGTCTAGCTCCAgaagcctccgctcggcgttgtcttcGCCATAGTACTGTATTCGATGGGACTCGACTCCCACCTCAACCGGGACAaccgcctcaccgccatatacgaGGTGGAATGGGGTTACACTTGTGCCTTCCTTAGGGTTCGTTCGGATTACCCATAACACGTCaaggagctcgtccacccagctccctccgatgtggtcgagccgaactcACAAAATTCGCAAGATCTCCtaattggcgacttcagcttgcccATTGCTCTGAGGGTACGCTATggaggtgaaggcttgctggaTGCCATACTCCTCACACCACTCTCTAAGTTTCCGTCCGGCGAACTGTCTACCATTGTCTGAGACGAGTCGACGCGGAATGCCAAACCGATAGATGATATGCTGCTAGATGAAATTttggaccatctgctcggttattttagcCAGTGGCTcggcttcgacccacttggagaaatagtccaccACGACGAGCAAGAACTTTCGCTGCCCGATCGCCATGGGGAAgtgtcccacaatatccatgccccattggtcgaatgagCATGACATAGTGGAGGCCTTCATCTCTTTGGTCGGCCGGTGGGAAAGgtggtgatacttctggcaggatagACAGTTGGCTACTATCTGAGTGGCATCTTCCTGTAGagtcggccagaagtacccggccagcaggatcttccttgcTAGCGACcgaccgcccggatgccctccacaggagccttggtgtacttcttgcaGTATATAGTCGACATCCTCTGATCTGACACATTTAAGCAATGGCctggagaaagccttcttgtagaccTGGTCCCTGACTATGGTGAAGTGACCGACCCTTCTTCTCAATAAGcgagcttcctcccgatcggaaggCGTAGCTCCCGATCGTAGAAACTCTATTATGGTCGTTCTCCAATCGCTGGGGAAATTAAGCCCCTCTATTTgatcgacgtgtgccaccaaggatacttgttcGATCAGTTGAGTAATGACGATCGGTGAGAGTGAGCTCGCCAATTTGGCCAGCTTGCCCgctgcttggttctccgctcgagGGATCTTCTGGATGATTACCTCTTGAAAGCTTGCCTTCAGCTTTTCGAAAGCTTCGGTGTACAACTTCAGCCGTGTGTTACTGATCTCGAATGCTCCAACTAGCTGCTGAGTGGCTAATTGAGAATCAAAGTGGATAAGAACTCTGCCCGCGCCGacatgccgagcggcttgtaagccggctataagagcCTCGTACTTAGCTTGATTGTTAGTTGTCCAGTACTCTAGCCGAACAGACAACTGCACCCGCTCTTCTTGTGGGGAGATAAGCAGTATGCTGATCCCACTACCTTCCCGGGTGGACGactcatccacatatattttccatatTGAGTCGAGCTCAATGTTTTGCACCTCCGTGATAAAGTCGGCTAAGGCCTGTGCTTTGATGGTCATTCGAggatgatattggatatcaaactcgctgagttccgttgtccatttgatcagtcggCCGGATGCTTTTGGGGTTAAGAGGGACTCTTCCCAGAGGGTTGTTGGTCATCACCATGATAGTGTGAGCGAGGAAATAAGGGTGAAGCCTCCGACCGGCGAGTACCAAGGCAAATGCGAGCTTCTCAAgatcggtgtagcgagattcagcatcctttaatatatgacttaagAAGTACACTAGTTGTTCTTCATTGTTCTGTCGAACCAGCGCCGAGCCGACAGCGTGCACGGTCAAAGATAGATAAATTCGAAGCGGTTCACCGGCAGTAAGCTTAGCTAGTACAGGTAGTGAGTTCAGATATACTTTGAGTTCCTCGAAGGCCCGGtcacactcctcgtcccactAAAACTTGGTGGCTTGGCGCAGAATTTTGAAGAAGGGAAGACTCCGGTCGGACGACTTGGACATGAATCGTGACAATGCTGTTATCCACCTAATAAGGTGTTATACTTCCTTCAAGTGTTTTGGTGGTggcatatcttggagtgcttttacCTTGTT contains:
- the LOC121994723 gene encoding uncharacterized protein LOC121994723, which codes for MTIKAQALADFITEVQNIELDSIWKIYVDESSTREGSGISILLISPQEERVQLSVRLEYWTTNNQAKYEALIAGLQAARHVGAGRVLIHFDSQLATQQLVGAFEISNTRLKLYTEAFEKLKASFQEVIIQKIPRAENQAAGKLAKLASSLSPIVITQLIEQVSLVAHVDQIEGLNFPSDWRTTIIEFLRSGATPSDREEARLLRRRVGHFTIVRDQVYKKAFSRPLLKCVRSEDVDYILQEVHQGSCGGHPGGRSLARKILLAGYFWPTLQEDATQIVANCLSCQKYHHLSHRPTKEMKASTMSCSFDQWGMDIVGHFPMAIGQRKFLLVVVDYFSKWVEAEPLAKITEQMVQNFI